Within the Bacteroidota bacterium genome, the region ATTAATTAAAGTTTGCACTAATGACTTTGCACACAAAGAAAAGTTGCATTTTTCAGGGTCAACAAATATATAACACTTTGAAAACTAATCAAATAAAATGCCGGAATTATTGTTGTCTATTGCAAAAAGGCACGTTGAATCGGGCCGTATTATTTTTTTTTCAGGAGATCTTTCACAGAAAAATAAATGGCAGCAATAACAGATAGCAGGGAGAACAAAAGAGTAAATGCAGGAAATTTTTTTAAACCAAAGTGATGATCGAGTTTTACTCCTGCATACGTCCCGAGGCCAATGATCGCAGCCATCTGAAAGCCCATGCCTGCGTATTTACCGTAGTCAGTAAGCGTTGGCGGCTTTTTCCTGGGACTTGGGTTGGTTTCCGGCATGATTTATATCTTTAATTATACCACCCATGCTGCATGAGCCGGAGAAATTGGCTCCTGGTTCAATATGAAGTTTTCCTGAAACTATATCACCTGTTAGTTTGGCGCTGGCTTTTAGCGACAATAGGTCGGAAACCGTAATTTTCGCCTTTATAGTGCCGGATACATCGGCATTCTGGCAAACTATTTCGCCTTCAAGCAACCCCGATGTTCCGACCACCAGTTTGCCTTTTACATTCAATGAACCTTTAATGGTTCCATCAATGCGGATATCTCCGTTTGACTTTATATCACCTTCAATTACTGTTCCAGCACCTATCAAATTGATAGATTGAGAATCGGGAGTGTTGGTTTTTGACATGGCGTTGTCGAACATTTGGTTAATAATAATATTTATTGAAGTAAATATAGGCGTTTTACGGAACGATGTAAAATGGGAGTCCAAAAGTAATTAACATGAGATGGTTAAAAAAGCAAAGAGGAATGGGTCTATTTCCCGGTCTTAAAATCGAGTTTTACAGTGCTGCCGTTATCTTCAAACTCAATGTTGTCAGCAAGGTTTTTCATCAGGAACACGCCACGTCCGTTTGGCTTTTC harbors:
- a CDS encoding AtpZ/AtpI family protein, whose amino-acid sequence is MPETNPSPRKKPPTLTDYGKYAGMGFQMAAIIGLGTYAGVKLDHHFGLKKFPAFTLLFSLLSVIAAIYFSVKDLLKKK
- a CDS encoding polymer-forming cytoskeletal protein, which codes for MSKTNTPDSQSINLIGAGTVIEGDIKSNGDIRIDGTIKGSLNVKGKLVVGTSGLLEGEIVCQNADVSGTIKAKITVSDLLSLKASAKLTGDIVSGKLHIEPGANFSGSCSMGGIIKDINHAGNQPKSQEKAANAY